Proteins encoded by one window of Thermodesulfobacteriota bacterium:
- a CDS encoding YdcH family protein: MAGLIAKDPEFKALVEEHRLLDEKLKELDRKVYLLPEEELERKRLQKLKLARKDKIAQILGS; this comes from the coding sequence ATGGCCGGCCTGATCGCCAAGGATCCGGAATTCAAGGCGCTGGTCGAGGAGCACCGCCTCCTCGACGAGAAGCTGAAGGAGCTGGATCGGAAGGTATACCTCCTTCCCGAGGAGGAGCTGGAGCGGAAGCGGCTCCAGAAGCTGAAACTCGCCCGGAAAGACAAGATCGCGCAGATCCTGGGCTCCTGA
- the rseP gene encoding RIP metalloprotease RseP, whose amino-acid sequence MIYFLSFIVVLGILIFVHEFGHFIVARKLGVGVTKFSFGFGPKLFGVQRGETEYLVSAIPLGGYVKLIGESDTDDVPPEMAARSFSAKPTWVKMAVVAAGPAGNLLFAVIVFWIVFLGGVPSLTTKIGDVVADTPAARAGILKGDVVARVDGTPVKSWEELAARIRQGTPGRPLVFTIVRDGKELEIPVAPVMREGLSVFGEKVSEPKVGIAAGQEVVYQEIGVGAAFVRGVAETGKLVHLTALTVVKLVTRVLPSDTLGGPILIAQIAGDQARQGISPFAYFLGLLSVNLGILNLLPIPILDGGHLVFFAVEGVLRRPISQQARAVAQQVGLALILMLTALVFYNDIVRLLSR is encoded by the coding sequence ATGATCTATTTCCTTTCGTTCATCGTCGTCCTCGGGATCCTCATCTTCGTGCACGAGTTCGGCCACTTCATCGTCGCCCGGAAGCTCGGGGTGGGGGTCACCAAGTTCTCCTTCGGCTTCGGGCCGAAGCTCTTCGGCGTGCAGCGGGGCGAGACGGAATACCTTGTCTCCGCGATCCCCCTCGGGGGGTATGTCAAGCTGATCGGGGAGAGCGACACCGACGATGTGCCGCCCGAGATGGCGGCGCGCTCCTTCAGCGCCAAGCCCACCTGGGTGAAGATGGCCGTCGTCGCCGCCGGGCCCGCCGGGAATCTCCTCTTCGCCGTCATCGTGTTCTGGATCGTCTTCCTCGGCGGCGTGCCGTCGCTGACGACGAAGATCGGGGACGTGGTGGCCGACACCCCGGCTGCGCGCGCCGGGATCCTGAAAGGGGACGTCGTGGCGCGGGTGGACGGGACGCCGGTGAAGAGCTGGGAGGAGCTGGCGGCCCGGATCCGGCAGGGCACCCCCGGCCGGCCGCTCGTCTTCACGATCGTGCGGGACGGGAAGGAGCTCGAGATCCCGGTGGCCCCCGTGATGCGCGAGGGATTGAGCGTCTTCGGTGAGAAGGTCTCGGAGCCGAAGGTCGGCATTGCCGCGGGGCAGGAGGTGGTCTACCAGGAGATCGGCGTGGGGGCGGCGTTCGTGCGCGGCGTGGCGGAGACGGGGAAACTCGTTCACCTCACGGCGCTGACGGTCGTGAAGCTGGTCACGCGGGTCCTGCCCTCCGATACGCTGGGGGGGCCGATCCTCATCGCCCAGATCGCGGGGGACCAGGCGCGGCAGGGGATCTCCCCGTTCGCCTATTTCCTGGGGCTGTTGAGCGTCAACCTGGGCATCCTGAACCTCCTGCCGATCCCGATCCTCGACGGGGGGCACCTCGTCTTCTTCGCGGTGGAAGGGGTGCTGCGCCGGCCGATCTCGCAGCAGGCGCGGGCGGTGGCGCAGCAGGTGGGGCTGGCGCTCATCCTCATGCTGACCGCGCTCGTCTTCTACAACGACATCGTTCGGCTGTTGTCCCGGTGA
- a CDS encoding phosphatidate cytidylyltransferase, with the protein MLTKRVATAAVLLPLVIGSILWSGKQPLGWPFLLLCGAAAALCAYELFRMFAWEGRDLAAGVALAALVYLSATVLPAALSLPAVLLFAVLAVLHPLPGADDIGAKTLRAAMLVLGAVYAGGLPAMYPMTLALPRGEHWVLLGILTVSAGDTLAYFTGRTLGRRKLAPALSPNKTVEGAAGGLAGSVACSVLYAHWLLPGVPAWYVALAGAAVGAFGQGGDLFESLLKRAAGVKDSGTALPGHGGILDRVDGMLAAAPVLYLAAAFASLVESWS; encoded by the coding sequence ATGCTGACGAAGCGGGTCGCCACCGCCGCCGTCCTTCTCCCCCTCGTGATCGGTTCCATCCTGTGGTCCGGGAAGCAGCCGCTCGGCTGGCCCTTCCTGCTCCTGTGCGGCGCGGCGGCCGCGCTCTGCGCGTATGAGCTGTTCCGGATGTTCGCGTGGGAAGGGCGGGACCTTGCGGCGGGGGTCGCGCTCGCGGCGCTGGTGTACCTCTCCGCCACGGTCCTGCCGGCCGCGCTCTCCCTCCCGGCGGTCCTGCTCTTCGCGGTGCTGGCCGTCCTCCACCCGCTGCCGGGGGCGGACGACATCGGGGCGAAGACGCTGCGGGCGGCGATGCTGGTCCTCGGCGCGGTCTACGCCGGCGGGCTCCCCGCGATGTACCCCATGACGCTGGCCCTCCCCCGCGGAGAGCACTGGGTGCTCCTGGGGATCCTCACCGTGTCGGCAGGGGACACCCTGGCCTACTTCACGGGAAGGACGCTGGGCCGCCGCAAGCTCGCTCCCGCGCTTTCCCCCAACAAGACGGTCGAGGGCGCCGCCGGCGGGCTCGCGGGAAGCGTCGCCTGCTCCGTCCTGTACGCCCACTGGCTCCTCCCCGGCGTCCCGGCGTGGTACGTCGCGCTGGCGGGGGCGGCCGTCGGGGCCTTCGGGCAGGGGGGAGACCTCTTCGAGTCGCTGCTGAAGCGCGCGGCGGGGGTGAAGGACAGCGGGACCGCGCTTCCGGGGCACGGCGGGATCCTCGACCGGGTGGACGGGATGCTGGCGGCGGCGCCGGTCCTGTACCTGGCGGCGGCTTTCGCGTCTCTGGTGGAGTCGTGGAGTTGA
- the tsaB gene encoding tRNA (adenosine(37)-N6)-threonylcarbamoyltransferase complex dimerization subunit type 1 TsaB — protein MILAIETATPHGSVALVEGGAVAAESFLPEGRQASETVLSAVSALLETRGIAAPAGISCVAVSAGPGSFTGLRVGMAAAKGYGFGWGLPIALVPTLEALASRIPAEGRIVCPVLDARKKEVYAALFRREGGALSRLTPDLALPPAALIDRLPGEEIVLCGDGLKPFGPMFADRLGGRAMYVEGAAGLPSAGAVGILGERAFLAGGAVDPRAALPSYTRLLL, from the coding sequence GTGATCCTGGCAATAGAAACCGCGACGCCGCACGGGAGCGTGGCGCTGGTCGAGGGCGGGGCGGTCGCGGCGGAGAGCTTCCTTCCGGAAGGGAGGCAGGCGTCCGAGACCGTACTCTCCGCCGTCTCGGCCCTCCTCGAAACCCGCGGCATCGCCGCTCCGGCCGGCATCTCCTGCGTGGCGGTCTCGGCGGGACCCGGCTCGTTCACCGGGCTTCGTGTGGGAATGGCGGCGGCGAAGGGGTACGGCTTCGGGTGGGGATTGCCGATCGCCCTCGTGCCGACGCTGGAGGCGCTTGCATCCCGGATCCCGGCGGAAGGGCGGATCGTCTGCCCCGTCCTGGACGCCCGGAAAAAGGAGGTGTACGCGGCGCTCTTCCGGCGGGAAGGAGGCGCCCTCTCGCGCCTGACGCCCGACCTGGCGCTCCCTCCCGCGGCGCTGATCGACCGCCTCCCAGGGGAGGAGATCGTCCTCTGCGGCGATGGGCTGAAACCTTTCGGGCCGATGTTCGCGGACCGTCTCGGGGGCCGGGCGATGTATGTTGAAGGGGCGGCGGGGCTGCCGTCGGCCGGCGCGGTGGGGATCCTGGGCGAGCGGGCGTTCCTCGCGGGGGGCGCCGTCGACCCGCGGGCGGCGCTCCCGTCGTACACCCGCCTACTCCTTTGA
- a CDS encoding isoprenyl transferase, with translation MNPGGGGSEGVSLPRHVAIIMDGNGRWARQRGLPRAEGHRMGSRAVREVVECARELGIPYLTLYAFSVENWGRPETEVRTLMSLLQEFLVSELPLMRRHGIRLRVIGEPSSLPAPVRRILDRTLAATGKNTEMTLTLGLSYAGRNEIVRAARAIAADAAAGKLEPGAVTEETFSGRLDTAGMPDPDLVIRTSGEQRVSNFLLWQSAYAEFVFTDVLWPDFGKTDFLRALEEYSRRNRRFGLTDEQAGTPPAK, from the coding sequence ATGAACCCGGGAGGAGGAGGAAGCGAAGGCGTTTCCCTGCCAAGGCACGTCGCCATCATCATGGACGGCAACGGCCGCTGGGCCAGGCAGCGGGGACTGCCCAGGGCCGAGGGGCACCGCATGGGATCGCGTGCCGTCCGGGAGGTCGTGGAGTGCGCCCGGGAGCTCGGGATCCCCTACCTCACCCTGTACGCCTTTTCCGTCGAGAACTGGGGGCGGCCCGAGACCGAGGTGCGCACCCTGATGTCGCTGCTGCAGGAGTTCCTGGTGAGCGAGCTTCCCCTGATGCGGAGGCACGGGATCCGGCTCCGCGTCATCGGGGAGCCGTCCTCCCTGCCCGCGCCGGTCCGGCGGATCCTCGACCGCACGCTGGCCGCCACCGGGAAGAACACCGAGATGACGCTGACGCTGGGGCTCTCCTACGCGGGGCGCAACGAGATCGTCCGCGCGGCCCGCGCGATCGCCGCCGACGCCGCCGCGGGGAAGCTCGAGCCGGGAGCGGTGACGGAAGAGACCTTCTCGGGGCGCCTCGACACCGCGGGGATGCCCGATCCCGACCTCGTCATCCGCACCAGCGGCGAGCAGCGGGTCAGCAACTTCCTCCTTTGGCAGTCCGCCTACGCCGAGTTCGTGTTCACGGACGTCCTCTGGCCCGATTTCGGAAAGACCGACTTCCTGCGGGCGCTGGAGGAGTATTCCCGCCGCAACCGGAGATTCGGCCTGACCGACGAGCAGGCCGGGACCCCGCCGGCGAAGTGA
- the dxr gene encoding 1-deoxy-D-xylulose-5-phosphate reductoisomerase, whose amino-acid sequence MELRRRGVVVLGATGSVGRNALDVISRFPRRFRATALCAGSNHRALAALARLHRPDAVCLWEGDAAALRKELPRGTRILVGEEGMTEAACAGNADIVLAAASGISCIRPVISAAEAGKRIALANKELLVTAGKFLTAAAKRGGAEILPVDSEHSAVFQVIGRNRREDILRVILTASGGPFRNHTVEQMRSVTVTEALGHPVWRMGAKISVDSATLMNKGLEVIEATWLFGLPPGRIDVVIHPQSVIHSMVEFRDGSVLAQMGIPDMRIPIGYALGYPDRLPLELPRLRPHRMEGWGFEAPDRKRFPALSLAYAAAETGGTAPAVLNGANEEAVRAFLSRRIGFTDIVRVVDRVMSGWGGSFAARSLKDALAADALSRRDARERINRTRRPFPS is encoded by the coding sequence GTGGAGTTGAGGCGCCGCGGCGTCGTCGTGCTCGGAGCCACCGGCTCCGTGGGCCGGAACGCGCTCGACGTCATCTCGCGCTTCCCCCGGCGCTTCCGCGCGACCGCCCTGTGCGCGGGAAGCAACCACCGCGCGCTGGCGGCGCTGGCCCGCCTCCATCGGCCCGACGCCGTCTGCCTTTGGGAGGGAGACGCGGCGGCGCTCCGGAAGGAGCTTCCCCGGGGAACGCGCATCCTCGTCGGCGAGGAGGGAATGACGGAAGCCGCGTGCGCCGGCAACGCCGACATCGTCCTCGCGGCCGCGTCCGGCATCTCCTGCATCCGGCCCGTGATCTCGGCGGCGGAGGCGGGGAAGCGGATCGCCCTGGCGAACAAGGAGCTCCTCGTGACGGCCGGCAAGTTCCTGACCGCCGCGGCGAAGCGGGGCGGGGCCGAGATCCTGCCCGTCGACAGCGAGCACTCCGCGGTGTTCCAGGTCATCGGGAGGAACCGGCGGGAGGACATCCTCCGCGTCATCCTCACCGCGTCCGGAGGGCCGTTCCGGAACCACACCGTGGAGCAGATGCGCTCCGTCACGGTCACGGAGGCGCTGGGGCATCCCGTCTGGCGGATGGGCGCGAAGATCTCCGTGGATTCCGCGACGCTGATGAACAAGGGGCTGGAGGTGATCGAGGCCACATGGCTCTTCGGCCTCCCTCCCGGACGGATCGACGTGGTGATCCACCCGCAGTCGGTCATCCATTCGATGGTCGAGTTCCGCGACGGCTCCGTGCTCGCGCAGATGGGAATTCCCGACATGCGGATCCCGATCGGCTACGCCCTCGGCTACCCCGATCGGCTGCCGCTGGAACTGCCGCGTTTGCGGCCGCATCGAATGGAGGGATGGGGGTTCGAGGCTCCCGACCGGAAGAGATTTCCGGCCCTGTCGCTCGCCTACGCGGCCGCGGAAACCGGGGGGACGGCCCCCGCGGTGCTGAACGGCGCCAACGAGGAAGCGGTCCGGGCGTTCCTTTCCCGCCGGATCGGTTTCACCGACATCGTCCGCGTCGTGGACCGAGTGATGTCCGGCTGGGGCGGGTCGTTCGCCGCGAGGAGCCTGAAGGACGCGCTCGCCGCGGACGCGCTCTCCCGGCGCGACGCGCGGGAAAGGATCAACAGGACCAGGAGACCGTTTCCATCATGA